From Xiphophorus couchianus chromosome 4, X_couchianus-1.0, whole genome shotgun sequence, a single genomic window includes:
- the rnaset2 gene encoding ribonuclease T2 isoform X2, which produces MRLHFTLLVCLAAALFSAVVTSPINLWTKLILTQQWPKTFCSSEPCQLNVSYWTLHGLWPDKGEFCNSSWHFNSTEIEDLIPDMKKVWPDLLNPSSFHFWKYEWSKHGTCAAEAASLNSQHKYFSKALEFYQKVDLNSMLQKANIIPSDKYYTFSDIEQAMENFYGVKPKIQCLHPSMNSEFQTLGQIEICFDADFALQDCEKHFATNTLSRGQWDQNKSSGLSVCSPDIPVYYPPTS; this is translated from the exons ATGAGACTCCACTTCACTCTTCTGGTCTGCCTGGCAGCAGCTCTGTTCTCTGCTGTTGTTACTTCACCAAT CAATTTATGGACCAAACTGATCCTGACACAGCAGTGGCCCAAAACCTTCTGTTCT AGTGAGCCTTGCCAGCTCAACGTTAGTTACTGGACCCTACATGGACTGTG gCCTGATAAAGGGGAATTCTGTAATTCTTCCTGGCATTTCAACTCTACTGAAATTGAG gatCTGATCCCAGACATGAAGAAGGTTTGGCCAGACCTGCTTAATCCTTCTTCTTTTCACTTCTG GAAGTACGAGTGGTCCAAACATGGAACATGTGCAGCAGAAGCTGCTTCGCTGAATAGTCAACACAAGTATTTCAGCAAGGCACTGGAATTTTACCAGAAGGTGGATTTGAACAG CATGCTGCAGAAGGCTAACATTATCCCTTCTGACAAATACTACACT ttttcagatATTGAGCAAGCGATGGAAAATTTCTATGGCGTGAAACCTAAGATCCAATGTTTGCATCCATCAATG AACTCTGAGTTCCAGACTTTGGGACAGATTGAGATCTGTTTTGATGCTGACTTCGCTCTGCAAGACTGTGAGAAACATTTTGCCACTAACACTCTTTCAAGAGGACAGTGGGACCAAAACAAATCATCTGGACTCAGCGTGTGTTCTCCTGACATACCAGTTTATTACCCTCCTACTTCTTAA
- the rnaset2 gene encoding ribonuclease T2 isoform X1, with the protein MFATRSTMRLHFTLLVCLAAALFSAVVTSPINLWTKLILTQQWPKTFCSSEPCQLNVSYWTLHGLWPDKGEFCNSSWHFNSTEIEDLIPDMKKVWPDLLNPSSFHFWKYEWSKHGTCAAEAASLNSQHKYFSKALEFYQKVDLNSMLQKANIIPSDKYYTFSDIEQAMENFYGVKPKIQCLHPSMNSEFQTLGQIEICFDADFALQDCEKHFATNTLSRGQWDQNKSSGLSVCSPDIPVYYPPTS; encoded by the exons gtcaacCATGAGACTCCACTTCACTCTTCTGGTCTGCCTGGCAGCAGCTCTGTTCTCTGCTGTTGTTACTTCACCAAT CAATTTATGGACCAAACTGATCCTGACACAGCAGTGGCCCAAAACCTTCTGTTCT AGTGAGCCTTGCCAGCTCAACGTTAGTTACTGGACCCTACATGGACTGTG gCCTGATAAAGGGGAATTCTGTAATTCTTCCTGGCATTTCAACTCTACTGAAATTGAG gatCTGATCCCAGACATGAAGAAGGTTTGGCCAGACCTGCTTAATCCTTCTTCTTTTCACTTCTG GAAGTACGAGTGGTCCAAACATGGAACATGTGCAGCAGAAGCTGCTTCGCTGAATAGTCAACACAAGTATTTCAGCAAGGCACTGGAATTTTACCAGAAGGTGGATTTGAACAG CATGCTGCAGAAGGCTAACATTATCCCTTCTGACAAATACTACACT ttttcagatATTGAGCAAGCGATGGAAAATTTCTATGGCGTGAAACCTAAGATCCAATGTTTGCATCCATCAATG AACTCTGAGTTCCAGACTTTGGGACAGATTGAGATCTGTTTTGATGCTGACTTCGCTCTGCAAGACTGTGAGAAACATTTTGCCACTAACACTCTTTCAAGAGGACAGTGGGACCAAAACAAATCATCTGGACTCAGCGTGTGTTCTCCTGACATACCAGTTTATTACCCTCCTACTTCTTAA